The region CAGAATTTGACGTATCCGGCTTTTTTGCGATATACTGTTTATACGGTAGTTGTCGTATATCACCTTCGGGTGTGTACGACTCTTTTTTTTGTTTTTAAATTTTTCTCTTCCTTGGTCTGCTCATTTTCTCCGCAACCTTATTTACTGGTGAATGTTTCGTGTGCTGATTTTCCAACGCTTTATTGGATAAATGGGTGTAACGTAGAACCATTCTTAAATCGGCATGGCCCAGCAACATTTGTAAATGGCGTATACTTCCGCCGTCCTCCAGAAATAAAGTAGCTGATGTATGACGTAATAAATGCGGGTGTATATTTTTCTTGATCTTCGCCTTTTCCCCGTATTCATTTAATCGTTTCCTGAACAAGTCCCGATCTATCTGTTCACCGTAATTAGTAAGGAATACATATTCGCTATCAAATTCGCTATTTGCCAATATCAACCGTTTAACTAGCTTCGTTGTCGCCGGACGTAAAGGTAATGTCCTTGGCTTTCTACTTTTGGCGATATTAGCAGGAATAGTAACGGTGTTATGCTTTAAATCGAAATTACTTTCTTTAAGATTTGTTGCTTCGCTAATCCTCATCATTCCGTCGATAAGTACATACATAAGTGTATGGTCTCGGAATCCCGCATACATAGACTTATCTGGCGCTTTTAGTAACCGCTTTAATTCGTCCAAATTCATTACTTCAACCTTTTCCAACGGCTGCGGGAGATTCTTAACGCCTTTCATCGGATTACTAGGCGTTATTTCTTCCTCATACAAACAGGCAAACATGACACGCATTGTTTTTAACCTTGTATTTATCGTACTTGGAGCCAACCCTTTATGGCGTTGCTTATCAGTCTTGTACTTGTGCCCGTCAAATGTTATAACCTCGGTTTTCATGTAAGTTATATAATCGCGGAATACTGATCGATTTAATTCCTTGAATACGGGCTGTATATCTCGTACCTTTAAAAAATTGACGAAATACGAATAGTTATCTTTGTACTGTTGTAGCGTGCTATCCGCCTTACCCTCTGCAACCTTAATCGAATAGAAAGTCCTAAATAAATCGTCCAATTCCATAAAAAAACACACCTCCCATTAACGGAATGTGTGCGACAATATCGACCAATTAATACCGAAACTTTGCGTCAAAGTCACCGTTTTATGTCAACGCAAAAAAGCACCAAAACGTTGGTATTTCAACATCTTGGCGCGTATGTAATATCCGAAAATTCCAATAGCCACTGTCAAGGTAGCGCTCTCCCTGCTGAGCTACGGAATCGATTGATATAATTTCGATCAAAACGGCGATACATTAATGTTACTTTAACGGTAACCAATCCATATATCATCTGTTTACATGAAGTATTATAGCAATAAGTCTGCTACCTGACAAGCCCTTTTTTTATCGGTGATTCACTTTATCGGCAGCTCTTACCTGTCTCTTTGTCCCAATCCGTGATAAACTTAAGTGTGGAAGTGAGGTGTGAGCTGTTGCGAAGAAAAGGAACAATGAAAGATTATACAATTAAAAGTCGGTATTTGGATGAGGATATGACATTAAAAATTTATTATCCTGAAGCTTTTTCTCCTTTATACAAATACCATATTTGTATCATGCAGGATGGGGACGATTATTTTCAATTGGGAAGGGTAGCAACATTAAGCGATAATCTTCATGAAACGGGAGAAATTACAAATACCATATTTGTCGGCATTCATTACCGGGATAAATTTGACCGCAGAGAGAAATATCATCCCAACGGTAAGCAAAACAATGCATATACCAAATTTTTGATCAATGAAGTGGTACCATTTTTGGATGATTTGCTGCCCGCTTATCATATGGGTCAGTCACGAACATTAATGGGGGATTCACTAGCCGGAACACTGGCATTAATGACAGCTATTCATTACCCCAACACATTTAGTAACGTGATTATGCAGTCACCTTATGTCAATAATACCGTAATACAGGCCGTGACAAATGCCAGGAATATTGCTTCACTTGATATTTATCATACAATTGGTACAGAAGAAACGGCTGTACATACGACAGACGGTTCCGTAGAGGACTTCCTGACACCAAACAGAGACTTGCACAAACTTCTGGTCACAAAAGGAATGAGCTATTTTTACCATGAACTGGACGGCCCACATACTTGGAAACCATGGCAAAAAGATTTGCAACATGCATTAACCACTATATTGGAACCATGAATTCCTTGTGTTAATTATCATGAAATTTTCGACAAATGCTTTTCAACTGTTGTTACTTTTTGTTAT is a window of Lentibacillus daqui DNA encoding:
- a CDS encoding tyrosine-type recombinase/integrase yields the protein MELDDLFRTFYSIKVAEGKADSTLQQYKDNYSYFVNFLKVRDIQPVFKELNRSVFRDYITYMKTEVITFDGHKYKTDKQRHKGLAPSTINTRLKTMRVMFACLYEEEITPSNPMKGVKNLPQPLEKVEVMNLDELKRLLKAPDKSMYAGFRDHTLMYVLIDGMMRISEATNLKESNFDLKHNTVTIPANIAKSRKPRTLPLRPATTKLVKRLILANSEFDSEYVFLTNYGEQIDRDLFRKRLNEYGEKAKIKKNIHPHLLRHTSATLFLEDGGSIRHLQMLLGHADLRMVLRYTHLSNKALENQHTKHSPVNKVAEKMSRPRKRKI
- a CDS encoding alpha/beta hydrolase, encoding MRRKGTMKDYTIKSRYLDEDMTLKIYYPEAFSPLYKYHICIMQDGDDYFQLGRVATLSDNLHETGEITNTIFVGIHYRDKFDRREKYHPNGKQNNAYTKFLINEVVPFLDDLLPAYHMGQSRTLMGDSLAGTLALMTAIHYPNTFSNVIMQSPYVNNTVIQAVTNARNIASLDIYHTIGTEETAVHTTDGSVEDFLTPNRDLHKLLVTKGMSYFYHELDGPHTWKPWQKDLQHALTTILEP